In Rhodococcus pseudokoreensis, the DNA window ACCGGGTCGGTGCTCGACGCCGATCCCGCGAGCTGGCAGCGCGTGTTCGACGTCAACGTCACCGGTCTCGTCAACGTGCTGCGGGCCGTCGGCACCGGAATGCGGGACCGCTCAGCCGGTTCCATCGTCGTGGTCGGGTCCAATGCCGCCGGCGTCCCCCGCACCGGGATGGGCGCGTACGGCGCGTCCAAGGCCGCCGTCGCAATGATCGTCCGGGTGCTCGGCCTCGAACTGGCCGAATACGGGATCCGCGCCAACATCGTCGCCCCCGGCTCGACGGACACCGCGATGCAGCGGTCGCTGTGGTCGGACCCCGCCGACGACACCGGGGCGCGCGGCGCGATCGACGGCGACCTCGGCTCGTTCAAGGTCGGCATCCCGCTGGGCCGCATCGCCGACGCCGCCGACATCGCCGACTCCGTCGAGTTCCTCCTGTCGGACCGGGCGCGGCACATCACCATGCAGGCCCTCTACGTCGACGGCGGCGCTACCCTCCAAGCCTGACGGCCCCGAACAGCCATGCCCGTGAAAGGACTTTCGATGACCACGAGCGTTCGCGCTCCCCTGGAGACCACCACCGGCTATCCCGCCGAAATCGTCGCACGCTACCGTGCCGCCGGGTACTGGACGGACGAGACGTTCCAGCAGTTTCTGGGCGCCCGCGCCGAGCGATTCGGGGACGCGATCGCCGTGACCGGACCGGACGCGTCCGGGACCGACCGCGCGATCACCTACCGGGAACTGTCCGACCGCGCCGACCGGCTCGCCGCCGGGCTGCAGTCGTCGGGGGTGCAGCCCGGCGACCGCGTGGTGGTGCAACTGCCGAACATCGTCGAGTACGTCGAGGTGATCTTCGCGGTCTTCCGGCTCGGCGCCCTGCCGGTGTTCGCGTTGCCCGCGCACCGCTCCCAGGAGATCTCCTACTTCTGCAGTTTCGCCGACGCCGCGGCCTACGTCGTCACCGACACGCACGCCGGCTTCGACTACCGCACGCTCGCCCGCGACGTGGTGGCGTCGGCGGAGAACCCGCCGAGAGTCTTCGTGGCCGGCGACGCGGAGGAATTCACCTCCCTCGACGAACTGCGGTCGGCGGACCCGATTTCCGACGAACCGGCGGCAGGTCCGGAATCCGTGGCGTTCCTGCAGCTCTCGGGCGGAACCACCGGGGTGTCGAAGCTGATCCCCCGCACCCACACCGACTACCTGTACTCGGTGCGTGAGTCGGACCGCATCTGCGGCATCGACGAGAACACCCGTCTGCTGGTCGTTCTCCCTGCGGCGCACAACTTCCCGATGAGCTCCCCGGGCATCCTCGGCGTGCTGCACGCCGGTGGCCGCGTGGTGCTCGCCCCGGATCCGAGCCCCGATACCGCGTTCGCGCTCATCGAGCGGGAGGGCGTCACGATCGCGTCGCTGGTGCCGCCGCTCGCGTTGGCGTGGCTGTCCGCCGCCGCCCGCACCGAACGGGACATCTCGAGCCTCGAGGTGCTGCAGGTCGGCGGCGCCAAGTTCAGCGCCGAGGCCGCCAAGCGGGTGCGCCCCGAACTCGGGTGCACGCTGCAGCAGGTCTTCGGGATGGCCGAGGGCCTGGTCAACTACACCCGGCTCGACGACCCGGAAGACACGATCGTCACCACCCAGGGCAGGCCGATCAGCCCCGACGACGAAGTGCGCGTCGTCGACGACCACGGCGAACCCGTCCCGAGCGGCACGTCCGGTCATCTGCTCACCCGCGGCCCCTACACCATCCGCGGGTACTACCGGGCCCCCGAACACAATTCGACGGCGTTCACCGAGGACGGCTTCTACCGCACCGGCGACATCGTCCGCCTCACCGACGACGGCTATCTCGTCGTCGAGGGCCGCGCGAAGGACCAGATCAACCGCGGCGGCGAGAAGGTGGCCGCGGAAGAGGTCGAGAACCACCTGCTCGCGCACCCCGCCGTTGCCGACGTCGCGGTCGTGTCGATGCCCGACCAGTACCTCGGCGAACGCAGTTGCGCGTTCGTCGTCGTCCAGGGTGAGCAGCCGAAGGCCGTCGAACTCAAGAAGTTCGTCCGCGGCCGCGGACTCGCCGACTACAAGGTGCCCGACAAGGTGGTGTTCGTCGACGAGTTCCCGGTCACCGGTGTCGGCAAGATCAGCAAATCCGAACTGCGCCGGGCACTGGAGAAGACGTTCGTCACGTCGTGACGCCGGCCGATTGACGCCGGCACGGCTTCGCCGAGAGTTTTCGCGCACGGGGAATGGCGAGCGCCCCGGAGGCGTTGGCGATGAGTATGAGCGATCAGCCAGAACTCAGCCCCGAGGGGTGGGTACGTGACCAGACCGAGAAGATCCTGGAACAGGGTACGACCGACGGCGTCCAGGTGTTGGACCGCCCGATCGTCCTGTTCACCACCACCGGGGCGAAGTCCGGCAAGAAGCGCTACGTCCCGTTGATGCGGGTCGAGGAGGACGGCAGGTACGCGATGGTTGCGTCCAAGGGCGGCGCACCCGGCCACCCGTCGTGGTACTTCAATGTGAAGGCGCACCCGCAGATCTCGGTGCAGGACGGGGCGACGGTTCGCGACCTCACCGCGCGTGAGATCGACGGCGCCGAGCGCGAGCACTGGTGGGAGCTGGCGGTGGCCGCTTTTCCGCC includes these proteins:
- a CDS encoding (2,3-dihydroxybenzoyl)adenylate synthase, with the translated sequence MTTSVRAPLETTTGYPAEIVARYRAAGYWTDETFQQFLGARAERFGDAIAVTGPDASGTDRAITYRELSDRADRLAAGLQSSGVQPGDRVVVQLPNIVEYVEVIFAVFRLGALPVFALPAHRSQEISYFCSFADAAAYVVTDTHAGFDYRTLARDVVASAENPPRVFVAGDAEEFTSLDELRSADPISDEPAAGPESVAFLQLSGGTTGVSKLIPRTHTDYLYSVRESDRICGIDENTRLLVVLPAAHNFPMSSPGILGVLHAGGRVVLAPDPSPDTAFALIEREGVTIASLVPPLALAWLSAAARTERDISSLEVLQVGGAKFSAEAAKRVRPELGCTLQQVFGMAEGLVNYTRLDDPEDTIVTTQGRPISPDDEVRVVDDHGEPVPSGTSGHLLTRGPYTIRGYYRAPEHNSTAFTEDGFYRTGDIVRLTDDGYLVVEGRAKDQINRGGEKVAAEEVENHLLAHPAVADVAVVSMPDQYLGERSCAFVVVQGEQPKAVELKKFVRGRGLADYKVPDKVVFVDEFPVTGVGKISKSELRRALEKTFVTS
- a CDS encoding SDR family oxidoreductase, which produces MSGTTLVVGAAQGIGRATAVTLSRSGHRLVLLDRDAEGLAATAALLDTPPLGTAVIDIRDADAVTGTVRRIEDEHGPVTALAHVAGILETGSVLDADPASWQRVFDVNVTGLVNVLRAVGTGMRDRSAGSIVVVGSNAAGVPRTGMGAYGASKAAVAMIVRVLGLELAEYGIRANIVAPGSTDTAMQRSLWSDPADDTGARGAIDGDLGSFKVGIPLGRIADAADIADSVEFLLSDRARHITMQALYVDGGATLQA
- a CDS encoding nitroreductase family deazaflavin-dependent oxidoreductase; amino-acid sequence: MSDQPELSPEGWVRDQTEKILEQGTTDGVQVLDRPIVLFTTTGAKSGKKRYVPLMRVEEDGRYAMVASKGGAPGHPSWYFNVKAHPQISVQDGATVRDLTAREIDGAEREHWWELAVAAFPPYAEYQTKTERRIPVFVLE